A single window of Halobacterium jilantaiense DNA harbors:
- a CDS encoding tyrosine-type recombinase/integrase, whose protein sequence is MTEQLAKLLAETDDPQAIKELLEYADNDQTTPPSAQDRATLQELCERFVSRRQDRSPATRAQYKRTIPPFIAFATSHEVTTPAGISPDLLDQYIDALQATHDSDATILTHTKNVRGWLRWLNKRGHCPERVYRILDKDELGLEPSARDEALPTTVANTILERLRQQRQGSLKHAVLELLWNAALRIGGLHSLDLQDFDPENNELRVRHRPEQGTRLKNGSQNHGRGGDGERNILLDDAATRTLDLYTQYERTDITEPHGRDPLFTTSQGRASQSTLRRTVYEATSCRWHPTDPDPPDCNGDCDPDAAVCPYSYYPHAIRRGAIVHHLSGGLRPDLASQRFDVSIQTLEKHYDPRSKRRRRKDRADSVRDAW, encoded by the coding sequence ATGACCGAGCAGTTAGCCAAGTTACTAGCGGAAACCGACGATCCACAAGCCATCAAAGAACTCCTCGAATACGCTGACAACGACCAAACGACGCCCCCTTCAGCGCAAGACCGGGCGACACTCCAAGAGTTGTGCGAGCGATTCGTCTCCCGTCGCCAGGACCGAAGTCCGGCAACCCGTGCGCAGTACAAACGCACCATCCCACCCTTCATCGCCTTCGCTACAAGCCACGAAGTCACCACTCCAGCAGGAATCTCACCAGACCTCCTCGACCAATACATCGACGCCCTCCAAGCGACTCACGACTCTGACGCGACGATCCTCACCCACACGAAGAACGTCCGTGGGTGGCTGCGCTGGCTCAACAAACGCGGCCACTGTCCAGAACGAGTCTACCGCATCCTCGACAAGGACGAACTTGGGCTCGAACCAAGCGCACGCGACGAGGCGCTCCCCACCACCGTAGCCAACACGATTCTCGAACGACTCCGCCAGCAACGCCAAGGTTCCCTCAAGCACGCCGTGCTCGAACTGCTCTGGAACGCCGCCCTCCGAATCGGTGGCCTCCACTCACTCGACCTCCAAGATTTCGACCCAGAAAACAACGAACTCCGTGTCCGTCACCGTCCCGAGCAGGGTACACGATTAAAGAATGGCAGCCAGAATCACGGACGCGGCGGCGACGGCGAACGCAACATCCTCCTCGACGATGCTGCCACTCGAACGCTCGACCTCTACACGCAGTACGAGCGCACCGACATCACAGAACCCCATGGCCGCGACCCGCTGTTCACGACTAGCCAGGGTCGAGCATCCCAGTCAACGCTTCGCCGAACCGTCTACGAGGCAACGAGCTGCCGCTGGCATCCTACGGACCCGGATCCGCCAGACTGTAACGGAGATTGTGACCCGGACGCGGCCGTGTGTCCGTATTCGTACTATCCCCATGCGATTCGACGCGGGGCAATCGTTCACCACCTGAGTGGTGGCCTCCGTCCTGATCTCGCCAGCCAACGATTCGACGTCTCAATTCAGACTCTCGAAAAGCACTACGACCCACGCTCGAAACGCCGTCGGCGCAAGGACCGTGCCGACTCTGTTCGTGACGCCTGGTAA
- a CDS encoding ADP-ribosylglycohydrolase family protein — MDSDRARGVLLGLACGDALGRPVEFSSPAQIEAEHGRLTEMVGQGTWNQPAGTITDDTEQALCIARSLVEQQDFDPGDIADRFVAWYDSDPFDIGRMTMKSLSRLKHGDQWDEAGQHVWEESPEGQNAGNGSVMRCPPLAIPYATDWERLVEVSRQSSRITHADPRCTDGCSILNLTVAGLLEDADAPLQDALEYVGSDTPDELMAALRPLTRGETPDTLETSGYVVHSLQTALHDGLSADSAEEAIVTAVNRGGDTDTIGAVAGAVSGARFGASQLPSGWLSAIDETGELEALANQLVEVV; from the coding sequence ATGGATTCGGATCGCGCCCGTGGCGTCCTTCTCGGGTTAGCGTGTGGAGATGCGTTAGGTCGGCCGGTTGAGTTCTCGTCGCCAGCACAGATTGAAGCGGAACATGGCCGGCTGACTGAGATGGTTGGGCAGGGGACGTGGAACCAGCCTGCGGGGACAATTACGGACGACACCGAGCAAGCCCTGTGTATCGCGCGGAGTCTCGTCGAACAGCAGGACTTCGACCCCGGGGACATCGCGGACCGATTCGTTGCGTGGTACGATAGTGACCCGTTCGACATCGGCCGGATGACGATGAAGTCGCTGAGCCGCCTCAAACACGGCGACCAGTGGGACGAAGCCGGCCAGCACGTGTGGGAGGAGAGTCCAGAGGGACAGAATGCGGGCAACGGGAGCGTGATGCGGTGTCCACCGCTCGCCATCCCGTACGCGACCGACTGGGAGCGACTCGTCGAGGTGAGTCGGCAGTCCTCGCGGATTACGCACGCTGACCCGCGGTGTACCGATGGCTGCTCGATTCTGAACCTCACCGTGGCTGGCTTGCTTGAAGACGCAGATGCGCCGCTGCAGGATGCCCTCGAATACGTTGGCTCGGACACCCCTGACGAGTTGATGGCCGCGCTGCGACCGCTCACTCGTGGCGAGACACCCGACACGTTGGAGACGTCAGGCTACGTGGTCCACTCACTGCAGACGGCGCTCCACGACGGGCTCTCGGCAGACAGTGCTGAAGAGGCAATCGTCACTGCAGTCAATCGCGGCGGAGACACCGATACGATTGGTGCTGTTGCCGGTGCAGTCTCGGGAGCACGATTTGGAGCATCGCAGCTTCCCAGCGGGTGGCTATCAGCGATCGACGAAACGGGCGAACTCGAAGCATTAGCGAATCAACTTGTGGAAGTCGTATAA